A genomic window from Fusarium falciforme chromosome 2, complete sequence includes:
- a CDS encoding MFS domain-containing protein, which yields MNSNHSNTSSTTLPGESSREDDDHVEATFAPIATHASAINRIRRSLSLARSNSGGADLSRKETRDPDLDIDLPYRTLSAEANLDEYRVEVPGGTIPGPVEPPAVARQSGQKEGERRYKLVTFTPGDPENPKNWSKAYKWWCTMCVALTCFVVAFASSVITADIKGVTEDLHVSEELALASVSLFVVGFGVGPMIFAPLSEIYGRRVIYASTLLIAVIFIIPCAVAKNIETLLVCRAIDGIAFSAPMTLVGGTLADLWRNEERGVPMAAFSAAPFIGPAIGPLVGGFLSDAAGWRWLYWIQLILSGVVWVLITFTVPETYTPTILARRAAKLRKETGEADHVTEQELDMRPLSERLRIFLIRPFQLLFGELIVFLISIYMSVLYGLLYMFFVAFPIIYQKGKGYSAGKTGLMFIPVAVGVILSALCSPFVNKHYITLVNKHNGHPPAEVRLIPMMISCWCIPIGLFIFAWTSYADLSWAGPAMGGFPVGFGFIFLYNAANNYLVDSYQHQAASALAAKTCIRSFWGAAVVLFTEQMYDRLNDQWASTLLAFISLACCAIPFMFWKFGARIRQRSKYAYAGDEDETDDIEKAKGRGVTPGGASPRTDAENDEDLRRARSYVSNP from the exons ATGAATTCGAATCACTCAAATACATCGTCGACGACACTCCCCGGCGAGTCGAGCCGTGAGGACGACGACCACGTCGAAGCAACCTTTGCCCCCATCGCGACACACGCCAGCGCCATCAACCGTATCCGtcgctccctctccctcgccaGGTCAAACTCTGGCGGCGCGGATTTGTCCCGCAAGGAGACGAGGGATCCGGATCTCGACATCGACCTGCCCTACCGTACCCTCAGCGCAGAGGCAAACCTCGATGAGTACCGCGTTGAGGTCCCCGGCGGTACCATCCCCGGTCCTGTCGAGCCGCCTGCCGTCGCTAGGCAGTCTGGTCAGAAGGAGGGTGAAAGGAGGTACAAGCTCGTGACGTTTACGCCTGGTGATCCTGAGAACCCCAAGAACTGGAGCAAGGCTTACAAGTGGTGGTGCACCATGTGCGTTGCCCTTACCTGCTTCGTCGTCGCCTTTGCTTCTTCAGTCATCACCGCCGACATCAAGGGCGTCACTGAGGATCTCCACGTGAGCGAAGAGCTCGCCCTCGCGAGTGTGTCGCTGTTTGTCGTGGGTTTCGGTGTCGGCCCCATGATCTTTGCTCCCCTGTCTGAGATTTACGGCCGAAGAGTCATCTA CGCATCTACTCTCCTCATtgccgtcatcttcatcatcccctGTGCCGTCGCCAAGAACATCGAGACTCTTCTCGTCTGCCGTGCCATCGACGGTATTGCCTTCTCTGCTCCCATGACTCTCGTCGGTGGTACACTCGCCGATCTCTGGAGAAATGAGGAGCGAGGTGTTCCCATGGCCGCCTTCTCCGCCGCCCCCTTTATCGGCCCAGCCA TCGGTCCCCTCGTTGGTGGCTTCCTTTctgatgctgctggctggcGCTGGCTCTACTGgatccagctcatcctcTCCGGTGTCGTCTGGGTCCTCATCACCTTCACCGTCCCCGAGACCTACACACCCACCATCCTCGCCCGTCGCGCTGCCAAGCTCCGCAAGGAGACTGGCGAGGCCGACCATGTCACTGAGCAGGAGCTCGATATGCGACCCCTCTCTGAGCGTCTCcgcatcttcctcatccgaCCCTTCCAGCTTCTGTTTGGCGAGctcatcgtcttcctcatctccatctaCATGAGTGTCCTGTACGGTCTCCTCTACATGTTCTTTGTCGCCTTCCCCATCATCTACcagaagggcaagggctACTCCGCCGGCAAGACTGGTCTCATGTTCATTCCCGTCGCTGTCGGTGTCATCCTCTCCGCTCTCTGCTCTCCATTTGTCAACAAGCACTACATTACCCTCGTTAACAAGCACAACGGCCACCCCCCCGCCGAGGTCCGTCTGATCCCCATGATGATCTCGTGCTGGTGCATCCCCATCGGTCTCTTTATCTTTGCCTGGACCTCCTACGCCGACCTCTCCTGGGCTGGTCCCGCCATGGGTGGTTTCCCCGTCGGTTTCGGCTTCATCTTCCTGTACAACGCTGCCAACAACTACCTAGTCGACTCGTACCAGCACCAGGCTGCCTCCGCCCTGGCAGCCAAGACATGCATCCGAAGTTTCTGGGGTGCTGCCGTGGTCCTGTTCACTGAGCAAATGTACGATCGTCTCAACGACCAGTGGGCCTCCACTCTCCTTGCCTTTATCAGTCTCGCATGCTGTGCCATCCCCTTCATGTTCTGGAAGTTCGGTGCCAGGATCCGTCAGCGCAGCAAGTACGCCTACGCCGGTGACGAAGATGAGACCGACGATATtgaaaaggccaagggccGCGGTGTCACTCCTGGCGGTGCTTCTCCCCGTACCGACGCTGAGAACGACGAAGACTTGCGACGCGCCAGGAGTTACGTGAGTAACCCTTAA